One segment of Primulina tabacum isolate GXHZ01 chromosome 6, ASM2559414v2, whole genome shotgun sequence DNA contains the following:
- the LOC142549280 gene encoding MAR-binding filament-like protein 1-1 isoform X2: protein MVVSVIGNSCFLHSPLCQFLASESSPLPFSDTRNALCRRKKRAAMACLLQENSKQSDICARRAIMFMGFGLIPFLGTSADAVDGYVNRRGRARNGRSIENTESRTQENTESRTQENTELRTQESTKSRTEESAELGTQESTELKTQDRIPNAEQTIKENASPAPHPTFSVINSIGVLSSGVLAALYSSTTKEKATSDATIESVKTKLKEKEAAMTNMEKEFESNMLKNEEARKQNFAKTNEMQQSLINRLNSANGTMTNLRKQVQNERRLNQDLITQVENLERNLSKSQDEKRELQRPLQEKLDSVAALQEKIRVLSSEITVKEDDLQNFDSKVVEKERECDELRSVYQKSRDQLKGLDSEIQELKDTVSKNEMELEMKNLTLKNLNEEFISLINERDESSKKLDGILMEFDELKFSAEKKMALDEERLGEIQKQLHEVEERLNIALDEVNKDRVLIANLIRENDNLREKLDVELKSAKILEQELKITQETLQKSRNEAFDLSKQLQKSRSLCSELEAEVSKVKSEFTKALESLQCEIDESKEGKESLAGELLSVKELLGEMKEKLQIMSRELAAAVQKCDSSEKELVDAHRKAEAAADALSEERKIVSSLNNELLVFETEISRNKEAQKILEADLEATSRSLGEKTQNESTLLRNLESANSTISSFEDEKNAFNKSLDEQKQMNQEARKNLEYATNVVMELGKELESLEKRGKKLQHELACAKGEILQLRSQINASRTKENNQNQQNLEARGKSNKKVYRRRKETDNS, encoded by the exons ATGGTTGTATCTGTGATAGGGAATTCTTGCTTTCTGCACTCTCCACTCTGCCAGTTCCTCGCCTCCGAATCCTCTCCGCTCCCATTTTCTGACACAAGAAATGCTCTGTGCCGGAGAAAGAAAAGGGCCGCCATGGCTTGTTTGCTGcaagaaaattcaaaacaaagCGATATTTGTGCAAGGAGAGCGATTATGTTCATGGGTTTTGGTTTAATTCCGTTTCTTGGGACGAGTGCCGATGCTGTCGATGGCTACGTT AACCGGCGCGGGCGGGCAAGGAATGGTCGCTCGATTGAAA ATACTGAGTCGAGAACACAAGAAAATACTGAGTCAAGAACACAAGAAAATACTGAGTTGAGAACACAAGAAAGTACCAAGTCGAGAACAGAAGAAAGTGCTGAACTGGGAACACAGGAAAGTACAGAATTGAAAACACAAGACAGGATACCAAATGCAGAG CAAACAATTAAGGAAAATGCATCCCCAGCCCCTCACCCGACCTTTTCAGTTATCAATTCAATTGGGGTTTTGTCGTCTGGTGTTCTTGCTGCTCTCTATTCATCAACAACCAAGGAAAAAGCCACTTCCGATGCTACCATAGAATCT GTGAAAACTAAACTGAAGGAAAAGGAAGCTGCAATGACTAATATGGAAAAAGAGTTTGAGTCAAACATGCTGAAAAATGAAGAAGCTCGTAAGCAGAACTTCGCAAAAACAAATGAGATGCAACAATCTTTGATCAATCGATTGAACAGTGCAAATGGTACAATGACAAACCTGAGAAAGCAGGTGCAAAATGAGAGAAGATTAAACCAAGATCTAATCACCCAAGTTGAGAATCTGGAAAGAAACCTCAGTAAGTCCCAAGACGAGAAAAGGGAACTGCAAAGACCGCTGCAGGAGAAGCTAGATTCTGTAGCTGCCTTGCAAGAAAAGATCAGAGTGCTTTCTTCAGAGATCACGGTTAAGGAAGATgatcttcaaaattttgattcTAAAGTTGTAGAAAAAGAACGAGAATGTGATGAACTGAGGTCTGTATACCAGAAATCCCGAGATCAACTGAAAGGGTTAGATTCTGAGATCCAAGAACTGAAAGATACAGTCTCGAAGAATGAAATGGAGTTGGAAatgaagaatttgacattgaAGAATTTGAATGAAGAATTCATCTCTTTAATTAATGAGAGAGATGAATCAAGTAAAAAGCTTGATGGGATTTTAATGGAGTTTGACGAGTTGAAATTTTCTGCagaaaagaagatggctttggATGAGGAGCGCTTGGGCGAAATACAAAAGCAGCTTCACGAGGTTGAGGAACGACTTAACATTGCATTGGATGAAGTTAACAAAGATCGAGTCTTGATTGCTAATTTGATTCGAGAGAACGATAATTTAAGAGAAAAGTTGGATGTTGAACTGAAAAGTGCGAAGATTCTTGAACAAGAACTCAAGATTACACAAGAAACGCTACAGAAATCAAGAAATGAGGCATTTGATCTGTCAAAGCAGCTGCAGAAGTCAAGAAGCTTGTGCTCAGAACTTGAAGCCGAGGTCTCCAAGGTTAAGTCTGAGTTTACCAAAGCATTGGAATCATTGCAGTGTGAAATTGACGAATCGAAAGAAGGTAAGGAATCTTTAGCAGGAGAATTATTGTCGGTAAAGGAACTTTTGGGCGAAATGAAGGAAAAACTGCAAATTATGTCCCGAGAATTGGCAGCTGCAGTGCAGAAGTGTGATAGCTCAGAGAAAGAACTCGTTGATGCTCACAGGAAAGCAGAAGCAGCTGCTGACGCTCTTTCggaagaaaggaaaattgtatCTTCTTTGAACAATGAATTACTGGTTTTCGAGACGGAAATTTCAAGAAACAAAGAAGCTCAGAAAATTCTTGAAGCAGATTTAGAAGCAACTTCAAGATCTCTTGGTGAGAAGACTCAGAATGAATCAACTCTTTTGAGGAATCTCGAGTCTGCTAACTCTACAATTTCCAGTTTTGAAGATGAAAAAAATGCATTCAACAAGTCTCTTGATGAGCAAAAACAAATGAATCAAGAAGCTCGGAAAAACTTGGAATATGCCACTAATGTGGTGATGGAACTGGGAAAAGAACTGGAGAGTTTAGAAAAGAGAGGAAAAAAACTACAACACGAATTGGCATGTGCAAAGGGAGAAATACTACAGCTGAGGAGTCAAATAAACGCATCGAGAACTAAAGAGAATAATCAGAACCAGCAAAACCTTGAAGCTAGAggtaaatcaaataaaaaagttTATCGGAGGAGAAAGGAGACAGATAATAGTTGA
- the LOC142549280 gene encoding MAR-binding filament-like protein 1-1 isoform X1: MVVSVIGNSCFLHSPLCQFLASESSPLPFSDTRNALCRRKKRAAMACLLQENSKQSDICARRAIMFMGFGLIPFLGTSADAVDGYVNRRGRARNGRSIEKDTESRTQENTESRTQENTELRTQESTKSRTEESAELGTQESTELKTQDRIPNAEQTIKENASPAPHPTFSVINSIGVLSSGVLAALYSSTTKEKATSDATIESVKTKLKEKEAAMTNMEKEFESNMLKNEEARKQNFAKTNEMQQSLINRLNSANGTMTNLRKQVQNERRLNQDLITQVENLERNLSKSQDEKRELQRPLQEKLDSVAALQEKIRVLSSEITVKEDDLQNFDSKVVEKERECDELRSVYQKSRDQLKGLDSEIQELKDTVSKNEMELEMKNLTLKNLNEEFISLINERDESSKKLDGILMEFDELKFSAEKKMALDEERLGEIQKQLHEVEERLNIALDEVNKDRVLIANLIRENDNLREKLDVELKSAKILEQELKITQETLQKSRNEAFDLSKQLQKSRSLCSELEAEVSKVKSEFTKALESLQCEIDESKEGKESLAGELLSVKELLGEMKEKLQIMSRELAAAVQKCDSSEKELVDAHRKAEAAADALSEERKIVSSLNNELLVFETEISRNKEAQKILEADLEATSRSLGEKTQNESTLLRNLESANSTISSFEDEKNAFNKSLDEQKQMNQEARKNLEYATNVVMELGKELESLEKRGKKLQHELACAKGEILQLRSQINASRTKENNQNQQNLEARGKSNKKVYRRRKETDNS; this comes from the exons ATGGTTGTATCTGTGATAGGGAATTCTTGCTTTCTGCACTCTCCACTCTGCCAGTTCCTCGCCTCCGAATCCTCTCCGCTCCCATTTTCTGACACAAGAAATGCTCTGTGCCGGAGAAAGAAAAGGGCCGCCATGGCTTGTTTGCTGcaagaaaattcaaaacaaagCGATATTTGTGCAAGGAGAGCGATTATGTTCATGGGTTTTGGTTTAATTCCGTTTCTTGGGACGAGTGCCGATGCTGTCGATGGCTACGTT AACCGGCGCGGGCGGGCAAGGAATGGTCGCTCGATTGAAA AAGATACTGAGTCGAGAACACAAGAAAATACTGAGTCAAGAACACAAGAAAATACTGAGTTGAGAACACAAGAAAGTACCAAGTCGAGAACAGAAGAAAGTGCTGAACTGGGAACACAGGAAAGTACAGAATTGAAAACACAAGACAGGATACCAAATGCAGAG CAAACAATTAAGGAAAATGCATCCCCAGCCCCTCACCCGACCTTTTCAGTTATCAATTCAATTGGGGTTTTGTCGTCTGGTGTTCTTGCTGCTCTCTATTCATCAACAACCAAGGAAAAAGCCACTTCCGATGCTACCATAGAATCT GTGAAAACTAAACTGAAGGAAAAGGAAGCTGCAATGACTAATATGGAAAAAGAGTTTGAGTCAAACATGCTGAAAAATGAAGAAGCTCGTAAGCAGAACTTCGCAAAAACAAATGAGATGCAACAATCTTTGATCAATCGATTGAACAGTGCAAATGGTACAATGACAAACCTGAGAAAGCAGGTGCAAAATGAGAGAAGATTAAACCAAGATCTAATCACCCAAGTTGAGAATCTGGAAAGAAACCTCAGTAAGTCCCAAGACGAGAAAAGGGAACTGCAAAGACCGCTGCAGGAGAAGCTAGATTCTGTAGCTGCCTTGCAAGAAAAGATCAGAGTGCTTTCTTCAGAGATCACGGTTAAGGAAGATgatcttcaaaattttgattcTAAAGTTGTAGAAAAAGAACGAGAATGTGATGAACTGAGGTCTGTATACCAGAAATCCCGAGATCAACTGAAAGGGTTAGATTCTGAGATCCAAGAACTGAAAGATACAGTCTCGAAGAATGAAATGGAGTTGGAAatgaagaatttgacattgaAGAATTTGAATGAAGAATTCATCTCTTTAATTAATGAGAGAGATGAATCAAGTAAAAAGCTTGATGGGATTTTAATGGAGTTTGACGAGTTGAAATTTTCTGCagaaaagaagatggctttggATGAGGAGCGCTTGGGCGAAATACAAAAGCAGCTTCACGAGGTTGAGGAACGACTTAACATTGCATTGGATGAAGTTAACAAAGATCGAGTCTTGATTGCTAATTTGATTCGAGAGAACGATAATTTAAGAGAAAAGTTGGATGTTGAACTGAAAAGTGCGAAGATTCTTGAACAAGAACTCAAGATTACACAAGAAACGCTACAGAAATCAAGAAATGAGGCATTTGATCTGTCAAAGCAGCTGCAGAAGTCAAGAAGCTTGTGCTCAGAACTTGAAGCCGAGGTCTCCAAGGTTAAGTCTGAGTTTACCAAAGCATTGGAATCATTGCAGTGTGAAATTGACGAATCGAAAGAAGGTAAGGAATCTTTAGCAGGAGAATTATTGTCGGTAAAGGAACTTTTGGGCGAAATGAAGGAAAAACTGCAAATTATGTCCCGAGAATTGGCAGCTGCAGTGCAGAAGTGTGATAGCTCAGAGAAAGAACTCGTTGATGCTCACAGGAAAGCAGAAGCAGCTGCTGACGCTCTTTCggaagaaaggaaaattgtatCTTCTTTGAACAATGAATTACTGGTTTTCGAGACGGAAATTTCAAGAAACAAAGAAGCTCAGAAAATTCTTGAAGCAGATTTAGAAGCAACTTCAAGATCTCTTGGTGAGAAGACTCAGAATGAATCAACTCTTTTGAGGAATCTCGAGTCTGCTAACTCTACAATTTCCAGTTTTGAAGATGAAAAAAATGCATTCAACAAGTCTCTTGATGAGCAAAAACAAATGAATCAAGAAGCTCGGAAAAACTTGGAATATGCCACTAATGTGGTGATGGAACTGGGAAAAGAACTGGAGAGTTTAGAAAAGAGAGGAAAAAAACTACAACACGAATTGGCATGTGCAAAGGGAGAAATACTACAGCTGAGGAGTCAAATAAACGCATCGAGAACTAAAGAGAATAATCAGAACCAGCAAAACCTTGAAGCTAGAggtaaatcaaataaaaaagttTATCGGAGGAGAAAGGAGACAGATAATAGTTGA